Proteins co-encoded in one Haladaptatus sp. ZSTT2 genomic window:
- a CDS encoding ATP-binding protein produces the protein MLSSSRMSVPASRRHWQPLLIILIGCLFAALTLSSIYTPLGPTVSDLSSYVMPLLLSGGLMLFGGWLTQSDLESRYQTTIVLWCVGSMSFLGLLGLWAYYLVITAGLDANSAGFLLVASASFGGFAGCVVGYYNVTGRARREEADLAARIIDSVMDGISLLDEDGNYLFVNPSYTDILGYEEAELISEHWTMLYDDETEQYIYDEVLPTVEQSGTWFGTVSAQRADGTVFPQEVALNRLADGRYIAAIRDVSDHLRYEHIVEELHEVTREMVQAETTEEVCKMAVDAAHNVLSMPLAAVWLYDDSTEQLEPIEKTDVSGLLIGDLPTYSADEPSLSWDAFKRQELRVIDNIVTEDSRSNPDTRIQSEMIVPLGTYGVLNIGSMCTHAFDEIDESVARLLAANTEVALERADREHALTLKNDQLEFLNSLLRHDILNGMMVINSRAETLAAELAGDHQRYAKTIVQWCTDITDLVIHVRGVLNALTGDGLETRTDVNLSAVLEAELDRIRMTYPDVTFSVDIPADVTVEANQFLSEVFGNVITNAIEHNANDTPLVEVFVAPDPANDEVTVHIGDNGSGVPDAQKESIFRRGVTGHAKTSGTGFGLFFIDTMVSQYGGSVVVKDRKPTGALFCITLPLGATVEA, from the coding sequence ATGCTTTCCTCTAGTCGAATGTCTGTTCCCGCCTCCCGTCGCCACTGGCAGCCGCTACTCATTATCCTCATTGGCTGTCTCTTTGCCGCTCTCACACTCTCTAGTATCTACACGCCGCTCGGGCCAACCGTCTCAGACCTCTCGTCGTACGTGATGCCGCTTTTGCTTTCGGGTGGATTGATGCTCTTTGGTGGGTGGCTCACTCAAAGCGACCTCGAATCGCGCTATCAGACCACCATCGTTCTGTGGTGTGTCGGGTCGATGAGTTTTCTTGGCCTGCTCGGACTGTGGGCGTACTATCTCGTCATCACGGCTGGCCTCGACGCCAATAGCGCGGGCTTTCTGTTGGTCGCAAGCGCGTCGTTCGGTGGGTTTGCCGGCTGTGTCGTGGGCTACTACAACGTTACCGGTCGCGCCAGACGCGAAGAAGCCGACCTCGCAGCCCGCATCATCGACTCGGTGATGGATGGCATTTCACTGCTCGACGAAGACGGCAACTACCTTTTCGTGAACCCTTCGTACACCGACATCCTCGGCTATGAAGAAGCCGAACTCATCTCCGAGCACTGGACGATGCTCTACGACGACGAGACAGAACAATACATCTACGACGAAGTCTTGCCGACGGTCGAACAGTCGGGGACGTGGTTCGGGACGGTGTCCGCACAGCGAGCAGACGGAACGGTGTTCCCACAGGAAGTCGCACTTAACCGACTCGCTGATGGCAGATATATCGCCGCTATCCGCGACGTCTCAGACCACCTCCGCTACGAACACATCGTCGAAGAACTCCACGAAGTCACCCGCGAGATGGTGCAAGCAGAGACGACCGAGGAGGTGTGTAAAATGGCAGTCGATGCGGCACACAACGTGCTCTCGATGCCACTCGCCGCGGTGTGGCTGTACGACGACTCGACAGAGCAACTCGAACCCATCGAAAAAACCGACGTTTCCGGACTCCTCATTGGCGACCTTCCCACCTACAGCGCGGACGAGCCAAGCCTTTCGTGGGACGCGTTCAAGCGCCAAGAGCTTCGCGTCATCGACAACATTGTGACAGAGGATTCGCGTTCCAATCCGGACACACGGATTCAAAGCGAGATGATTGTCCCGCTTGGAACCTACGGCGTGCTCAACATCGGTTCGATGTGCACGCACGCGTTCGATGAGATCGACGAGAGCGTTGCACGCTTGCTCGCCGCGAACACCGAAGTCGCCCTCGAACGCGCAGACCGTGAACACGCACTCACCCTCAAAAACGACCAACTCGAGTTCTTGAACAGCCTGTTGCGCCACGATATCTTAAACGGGATGATGGTCATCAACAGTCGCGCTGAAACGCTCGCAGCGGAGCTTGCTGGTGACCACCAACGCTACGCCAAGACGATTGTGCAGTGGTGTACCGACATCACCGACCTCGTAATCCACGTTCGAGGCGTGTTGAACGCCCTGACCGGCGACGGTCTCGAAACCCGCACGGACGTGAATCTCTCTGCGGTGCTTGAAGCCGAACTCGACCGCATCCGCATGACGTATCCCGACGTGACGTTCTCGGTCGACATCCCGGCTGATGTGACCGTCGAAGCGAACCAATTTCTCTCAGAAGTGTTCGGCAATGTCATCACGAACGCCATCGAGCACAACGCCAACGACACTCCGCTCGTCGAGGTGTTCGTAGCGCCAGACCCGGCAAACGACGAGGTAACCGTCCACATCGGTGACAACGGTTCTGGCGTGCCGGATGCACAAAAAGAGAGCATCTTCCGGCGTGGTGTGACGGGCCACGCAAAGACCTCTGGCACGGGCTTTGGCCTGTTTTTCATCGATACCATGGTCTCGCAGTACGGCGGGTCGGTCGTCGTCAAAGACCGTAAACCGACGGGCGCGCTGTTCTGTATCACGCTTCCGCTCGGGGCGACTGTGGAGGCCTGA
- the ncsA gene encoding tRNA 2-thiolation protein NcsA has protein sequence MECDKCDRDAVMHAAYSGGHLCEDHFCQSVEKRVRRRIREDSLVPRSATPEDPETWVIGLSGGKDSVVLTSILDETFKNDPRIEMIALTIHEGIEGYRDASLDACVELAEDLDLRHEVVTYEDEFDLKMDDVVKKDPENMAACAYCGVFRRDLLSKYADEYGATKLLTGHNLDDEAQTALMNILEGDVRQVAKHFDASLGSFDERGDSEHFIPRAKPLRDIPEKEVALYAHVKNLPAHITECPHSSEAFRGEIQQLLLNLESNHPGTRHSIMAGYEELAAIAAKEYRGDGDGDEQTSLVECERCGAATTRKVCRKCKLVEAVNAV, from the coding sequence ATGGAATGCGACAAGTGCGACCGTGATGCCGTCATGCACGCGGCGTACTCCGGCGGCCACCTCTGTGAAGACCACTTCTGCCAGTCGGTCGAAAAGCGGGTGCGCCGTCGGATTCGGGAGGACTCGCTCGTCCCGCGCTCGGCCACGCCAGAGGACCCTGAGACGTGGGTGATTGGTCTCTCCGGTGGGAAAGACAGCGTCGTGCTCACCTCGATTCTCGACGAGACGTTCAAAAACGACCCGCGCATCGAGATGATTGCGCTCACGATTCATGAGGGCATCGAGGGCTACCGCGACGCCAGCCTCGACGCTTGTGTGGAACTCGCAGAAGACCTCGACTTGCGCCACGAAGTCGTCACCTACGAAGACGAGTTCGACCTCAAGATGGACGACGTGGTGAAAAAAGACCCCGAGAACATGGCCGCGTGTGCCTACTGTGGGGTGTTCCGCCGCGACCTCCTCTCTAAGTACGCAGACGAATACGGCGCGACCAAACTCCTGACCGGGCACAATCTGGACGACGAAGCCCAGACCGCGCTGATGAACATCTTAGAAGGCGACGTGCGACAGGTTGCAAAACACTTCGACGCGAGTCTTGGCAGTTTCGACGAACGTGGCGACTCCGAGCACTTCATCCCGCGAGCCAAGCCGCTGCGCGACATCCCCGAAAAGGAAGTCGCCCTCTACGCCCACGTGAAAAATCTCCCCGCCCACATCACCGAGTGCCCGCACTCCTCTGAGGCCTTCCGCGGTGAGATCCAACAACTCCTCCTCAACTTAGAGTCGAACCATCCCGGCACGCGCCATTCGATTATGGCGGGCTACGAAGAACTCGCCGCCATCGCCGCAAAGGAGTATCGCGGAGACGGCGACGGCGACGAGCAGACGTCGCTGGTCGAGTGCGAACGCTGTGGCGCGGCGACGACCCGAAAGGTGTGTCGCAAGTGCAAACTCGTCGAAGCCGTAAACGCGGTCTGA
- a CDS encoding NAD-dependent epimerase/dehydratase family protein codes for MENKRVLVTGGAGFIGSNLANYLATDNGVIAVDDCYLGTPENLDAEVTFIETSVLDDDLPTDVDVVFHLAALSSYTMHEDDPVTGARVNVEGFVNTVDQARLDGCDTVVYASTSSIYGNRTEPSPESMSVVARTGYEASKLARERYGEYFSHHYDMHMAGMRFFSVYQGYGGAEAHKGEYANLIAQFADDLAHGDAPVIYGDGTQTRDFTHVSDIVRGLELAADHELDGIYNLGTGESYTTNTLVEKLNEALGTSVEPEYIENPIPEDVYVHDTMADSSKMKTETGWEPEISFEEGLELVCAQYQ; via the coding sequence ATGGAAAACAAGCGTGTGCTCGTGACGGGCGGGGCGGGGTTCATCGGGTCGAACCTCGCAAACTATCTTGCAACTGACAATGGCGTCATCGCCGTCGATGACTGTTATCTTGGGACGCCAGAAAACCTCGATGCAGAGGTAACGTTTATCGAAACAAGCGTCCTCGACGACGACCTCCCAACCGACGTGGACGTCGTGTTTCACCTTGCCGCGTTGTCGTCGTACACCATGCACGAAGACGACCCGGTAACCGGCGCTCGCGTCAACGTCGAAGGGTTCGTGAATACGGTGGATCAGGCACGTCTCGACGGGTGTGACACCGTTGTCTATGCTTCGACCTCTTCGATTTACGGCAACCGAACCGAACCCTCGCCCGAATCAATGAGTGTGGTTGCCCGAACCGGGTACGAAGCCTCGAAACTCGCTCGGGAACGCTACGGTGAGTACTTCTCACACCACTACGACATGCACATGGCTGGTATGCGGTTTTTCTCGGTGTACCAGGGGTACGGCGGCGCAGAAGCACACAAAGGCGAGTACGCAAACCTGATTGCCCAGTTCGCAGACGACCTCGCTCACGGCGACGCGCCGGTCATCTACGGCGACGGCACCCAAACCCGGGATTTCACCCACGTCTCGGACATCGTTCGGGGCCTCGAACTCGCTGCTGACCACGAACTCGACGGCATCTATAATCTTGGCACGGGCGAGAGCTACACCACCAACACGCTCGTCGAAAAGCTAAATGAAGCACTGGGTACGAGCGTCGAACCAGAGTACATCGAGAATCCCATCCCTGAGGACGTGTACGTCCACGACACGATGGCCGACAGCTCGAAAATGAAAACAGAAACTGGCTGGGAGCCAGAGATTTCGTTCGAGGAAGGCTTAGAACTCGTCTGCGCGCAATACCAGTAA
- a CDS encoding helix-turn-helix transcriptional regulator: MKELLRLLLRRDDVVAQIRAGPVDIRTLTDAVSVSRPTVHRCLKQLIEHEVVTETPRGYVLTSYGSLFFDQYQSYIAETETIHENRDLILALDDPSHLSGRVFQDAKFTRAVPFAPEKPIAEIESIVEDATKIRGFSPVVVGRYVSLFHEKVTEETLDAELIISPDVFDYLAETWPEQLKEALSMGLTVFVTDETLPYGLILIDEPTAQLCLVFYEDGSLRGVVQNDQPDVIEWGTDLYEAYRRRAHEPSISSE, translated from the coding sequence ATGAAGGAGTTGTTGCGCCTTCTTCTTCGGCGGGACGATGTGGTCGCACAAATACGGGCCGGGCCAGTCGATATTCGGACGCTGACGGATGCCGTTTCAGTTTCCCGTCCGACCGTCCATCGCTGTTTGAAGCAACTGATTGAGCACGAAGTTGTCACAGAGACTCCACGTGGGTACGTGCTTACGAGCTACGGGAGTCTTTTTTTCGACCAGTACCAGTCGTACATCGCAGAAACGGAGACCATTCACGAAAATCGCGACCTGATTCTCGCCCTCGACGACCCCTCTCACCTCTCTGGACGTGTGTTTCAGGACGCGAAGTTTACGAGGGCAGTGCCGTTCGCGCCGGAAAAACCAATCGCCGAAATCGAATCTATCGTCGAGGACGCGACCAAAATCCGCGGATTCTCTCCCGTCGTCGTCGGCCGGTACGTCTCGCTCTTTCACGAGAAGGTGACCGAAGAGACGTTGGATGCAGAACTCATCATCTCACCTGACGTGTTCGACTACCTCGCCGAAACGTGGCCTGAGCAACTCAAAGAGGCGCTCTCGATGGGTCTTACCGTGTTTGTGACCGACGAGACGCTTCCGTACGGCCTTATCCTCATCGACGAGCCGACCGCCCAACTCTGTCTCGTCTTTTACGAAGACGGTTCGCTTCGCGGCGTCGTACAGAACGACCAGCCAGACGTCATCGAGTGGGGGACTGACCTCTACGAAGCGTACCGGCGACGGGCACACGAACCCTCGATTTCCTCTGAATAA
- a CDS encoding glycosyltransferase yields the protein MSKTDSTPVQPASSANQTRSVVVPVYGEQPDTVSALVSDLYDAGWDEVVVCADDSTPDLEARLSTLAEDGRTTVSLSDTRRGKGGALSDGLDAAAGDILGYVDADRAIPVAELDRLYSVVESHSAAVTVGSRDLEGSCRLSQTPARQWLAKGYRSLARRMTRVQIEDLQCGAKAFRAEVWEQVSPWMSEEGFAFDTEFVARVHRHGYEVSEVAIEWDDPGDSSVSPTRDAPDMLRSLFRIRRSLRGPIPTHDRDDKLSVALITSHPPNRGHLAEYGEELARAYGQRDDLDVTVLARRTDTAPPVEFRRGYEVRRVWDRDSFDGASALLEELVAGDYDVVHFNIHMTYFGNENVHRFIGLVLPPLLSRVYGMNVITTMHDLLEVVEEEMIDENIGLIEQVGARAATQLLLLGDASTVTSEEYLDILTDRYYSKDVFHVPHGTFACADGGVQQIPDPFRIMVFGHLSPTKDIETVVEAFSEVRAAIPDAELYIAGDSHPGFPTHRQDLEKAYGDRPGVHFHGYVEDDEMDDVWQQTSVVIMPYRTCTGVSGVFQLAKTYGTPVVSYDVGGMRTSTVETGGAAEFVPPGDASALAAKLCSLWDDPDRLHEMAQQNAEAANAYTIGDTADRMVEIIEERVLP from the coding sequence ATGAGTAAAACTGATTCCACTCCTGTTCAGCCAGCATCGTCCGCAAACCAAACTCGGTCGGTCGTCGTGCCCGTGTACGGCGAACAGCCGGATACGGTGTCCGCGCTCGTCTCTGACCTGTACGACGCAGGGTGGGACGAAGTCGTCGTCTGTGCAGACGACTCGACACCCGACCTCGAAGCGCGACTCTCGACGCTCGCAGAGGATGGTCGAACGACCGTCTCGCTGAGCGACACCCGACGCGGAAAGGGTGGCGCGCTCAGCGACGGCCTCGACGCCGCGGCGGGCGATATCCTCGGCTACGTGGACGCAGACCGGGCGATTCCCGTCGCGGAACTCGACCGACTCTACTCGGTGGTCGAATCCCACTCCGCCGCGGTGACGGTCGGCTCGCGCGACCTCGAAGGCAGCTGTCGGCTCTCACAGACGCCGGCCCGACAGTGGCTCGCAAAGGGCTACCGTTCGCTCGCCCGCCGCATGACGCGGGTACAAATCGAAGACCTCCAGTGTGGCGCGAAGGCGTTCCGTGCAGAGGTGTGGGAACAGGTTTCGCCGTGGATGAGCGAAGAGGGGTTCGCCTTCGACACGGAGTTCGTCGCCCGCGTCCACCGCCACGGCTACGAGGTGAGCGAGGTCGCAATCGAGTGGGACGACCCCGGCGACAGCAGCGTCTCGCCCACCCGCGACGCCCCCGACATGCTCCGGTCGCTGTTCCGGATTCGCCGGTCGCTTCGCGGGCCGATTCCCACCCACGACCGCGACGACAAGCTGTCTGTCGCGCTCATCACGTCGCACCCGCCAAACCGCGGGCACCTCGCGGAGTACGGCGAGGAGTTGGCCCGAGCCTACGGCCAGCGCGACGACCTCGACGTGACGGTGCTCGCTCGGCGGACGGACACCGCACCGCCCGTCGAGTTCCGCCGTGGCTACGAAGTTCGTCGGGTTTGGGACCGTGACTCGTTCGACGGCGCGAGCGCGTTGCTCGAAGAACTCGTCGCAGGCGACTACGACGTGGTTCACTTCAACATCCACATGACCTACTTCGGCAACGAGAACGTCCACCGGTTCATCGGCCTCGTGTTGCCGCCGTTGCTCAGCCGCGTCTACGGCATGAACGTCATCACGACGATGCACGACCTACTCGAAGTCGTCGAAGAGGAGATGATAGACGAGAACATCGGCCTCATAGAACAGGTCGGTGCGCGAGCGGCGACCCAACTGCTCTTGCTCGGGGACGCCTCGACCGTCACCTCAGAAGAGTACCTCGACATCCTCACCGACCGCTACTACTCGAAAGACGTCTTTCACGTCCCACACGGGACGTTCGCGTGCGCGGACGGCGGGGTCCAACAGATACCCGACCCGTTCCGCATCATGGTGTTTGGCCACCTCAGCCCGACGAAGGACATCGAGACAGTGGTCGAGGCGTTCTCTGAGGTTCGTGCAGCCATCCCGGACGCGGAACTCTACATCGCGGGCGACTCACATCCCGGCTTTCCGACCCACCGTCAAGACCTCGAAAAAGCGTACGGCGACCGGCCGGGCGTTCACTTCCACGGCTACGTTGAGGACGACGAGATGGACGACGTCTGGCAACAAACTTCGGTCGTCATCATGCCGTACCGCACCTGTACGGGCGTAAGCGGCGTGTTCCAACTCGCAAAAACCTACGGCACGCCAGTCGTGAGCTACGACGTTGGCGGGATGCGCACCTCAACCGTCGAAACCGGCGGGGCCGCAGAGTTCGTCCCACCCGGAGACGCCTCGGCGCTGGCGGCGAAGCTCTGTTCGCTGTGGGACGACCCAGACCGACTCCACGAGATGGCCCAGCAAAACGCCGAGGCCGCAAACGCCTACACCATCGGTGATACCGCAGACCGGATGGTCGAAATCATCGAGGAGCGTGTGCTGCCATGA
- a CDS encoding sulfatase-like hydrolase/transferase — MTDDDAHLVSSGVDAAKRKLLESMPDALKRRLVGPYNRVLTAKGNRAYRNRQQSLPKRTPSADAPDHVVCVVVDALRADVVTAEDSPFLADRLWGDLVTPAPWTFPAVTSLVTGEYPHEHGSIRQSDESDTGATDLVIPPKLPDDRETLPDVFGSAGYETYGGFAFHMPFFALGGRFATHALYDDAPADTLVDDYLDWADAQSGKTFSYLHLADLHEPVDPPAPYWGRYEVDASIPNLKTWDYTETAEAGPDGRRYRTNRKQLYRAALAFVDDELGRLFYNLKERLDGDVALVVTGDHGEAFWEHTAFDAAHFADSRPAYCVDHGGTPYESLTRVPLAVDGFDFALPDGGTPSLIDLTPSLLDGAGLDEALETTGTSLVSGVPTDRVTLVESARYGHEKKAAYFDGWKLTVSKGDDQSVGFALPAEEPTTLPEVVERRLTEALPAWPNGEHADVRVSGMAQQRLEDLGYV, encoded by the coding sequence ATGACGGACGACGACGCGCATCTCGTTTCGAGTGGCGTGGATGCGGCCAAACGGAAACTCTTGGAATCGATGCCCGATGCCCTCAAGCGGCGACTCGTCGGCCCGTACAACCGCGTGCTGACGGCGAAGGGAAATCGGGCGTACAGGAATCGCCAACAGTCGCTTCCCAAACGCACGCCCAGCGCGGACGCGCCAGACCACGTCGTCTGCGTCGTGGTTGATGCGCTTCGGGCAGATGTCGTGACTGCAGAAGACAGCCCATTTCTTGCAGACCGCTTGTGGGGCGACCTCGTCACGCCCGCACCGTGGACGTTTCCCGCCGTCACCTCGCTCGTGACCGGCGAATACCCCCACGAACATGGGTCGATTCGACAGTCTGACGAGTCCGACACCGGTGCGACCGACCTCGTCATCCCGCCGAAACTTCCTGACGACCGCGAAACGCTGCCAGACGTGTTCGGGAGTGCGGGCTACGAAACCTACGGCGGGTTTGCGTTTCACATGCCGTTTTTCGCTCTTGGCGGCCGATTTGCCACCCACGCACTCTACGACGACGCCCCGGCAGACACGCTCGTAGACGACTATCTCGACTGGGCGGACGCACAGTCCGGGAAGACGTTTTCGTACCTTCATCTCGCAGACCTTCACGAGCCAGTTGACCCGCCCGCACCCTACTGGGGGCGGTACGAAGTCGATGCGTCGATTCCCAATCTCAAGACGTGGGACTACACCGAGACGGCCGAGGCTGGCCCCGACGGACGACGCTACAGAACGAATCGAAAACAGCTCTACCGCGCGGCACTCGCCTTCGTCGATGACGAACTCGGCCGACTTTTCTACAACCTGAAAGAACGCCTTGACGGCGACGTGGCGCTCGTCGTCACTGGCGACCACGGCGAGGCGTTCTGGGAGCACACGGCGTTCGACGCCGCCCACTTCGCTGACTCGCGGCCTGCCTACTGCGTCGACCACGGCGGAACGCCCTACGAATCGCTGACGCGCGTCCCGCTCGCGGTCGATGGCTTCGATTTCGCACTCCCTGACGGCGGAACGCCCTCGCTTATCGACCTCACACCGTCTTTGCTCGACGGTGCTGGGTTAGACGAGGCACTCGAAACGACTGGCACGTCGCTCGTCTCGGGCGTCCCGACAGACCGCGTCACGCTCGTCGAAAGCGCGCGATACGGCCACGAAAAGAAAGCTGCCTACTTCGACGGCTGGAAACTCACCGTCTCGAAAGGCGACGACCAGTCGGTCGGCTTCGCCCTGCCCGCAGAGGAACCGACGACCCTCCCCGAAGTCGTAGAACGGCGGCTTACCGAGGCGCTCCCCGCGTGGCCAAACGGCGAACACGCAGACGTTCGCGTCTCGGGGATGGCCCAACAGCGGTTGGAGGACCTCGGTTATGTGTAA
- a CDS encoding alkaline phosphatase family protein, which translates to MKVCVIGLDGATWDLLDPWLDDLPTIKSFADERRTELDSCIPPLSMPAWKVYSTGMNPGDLGVFTFVEPDFEDQQFKTVTNESFTTRELWDYLGEHGHQSAIINMPTTYPPRDIDGWMISGPFSGKQEDYTRPATLERTLNRNEYTILPEYYLSRDPDDIDGAVASVEKKLQTALGFTEKTDFIHTTLYLTDTVQHTEWDSPVAKAFWEEVDGKLAWFLDQLDEEWNVVLMSDHGFGYTKGRFYLNTWLEEQGYIHINDSGFDLGDLFGVVGLDYDRALALMQKLRLSGFVLDVLPESFLRKVARQMPGNRKLEGLQDKIDWEADAVALAPLIYTRNKQIADEIRSKLLEVTDRDGERVIEEVYYGENIYPDADVRVPDLVIKHTDYGISDIVKPGVLFEYDGNWRHHKTAHHRRNGILTARGPDVEDVSFDSPRLYDIAPTILDGFGIDIPTGMRGESTGLLGNNAQRRDVRVDRNVERVVEHDAHVEQKLKDLGYL; encoded by the coding sequence ATGAAGGTCTGCGTCATCGGGCTTGACGGCGCGACGTGGGACCTCCTCGACCCGTGGCTCGACGACCTGCCGACCATCAAGTCGTTCGCAGACGAACGGCGGACGGAACTCGACAGCTGTATCCCGCCGCTGTCGATGCCCGCGTGGAAGGTGTACTCGACGGGAATGAATCCGGGCGACCTCGGCGTGTTCACGTTCGTCGAACCTGACTTCGAAGACCAGCAGTTCAAGACGGTCACGAACGAGTCGTTCACCACGCGCGAACTCTGGGATTACCTCGGTGAGCACGGCCACCAGAGCGCAATCATTAACATGCCGACGACGTACCCGCCGCGGGACATCGACGGCTGGATGATAAGCGGCCCCTTTTCGGGGAAACAGGAAGACTACACCCGGCCCGCTACCCTCGAACGCACGCTGAATCGCAACGAGTACACGATTCTCCCAGAGTACTACCTCTCGCGTGACCCTGACGACATCGACGGGGCGGTCGCGTCGGTCGAGAAAAAGCTCCAGACGGCGCTCGGCTTCACCGAAAAAACTGATTTCATCCACACGACGCTGTACCTGACCGACACGGTGCAACACACCGAGTGGGACTCGCCCGTCGCAAAGGCGTTCTGGGAAGAGGTAGATGGAAAACTCGCGTGGTTCCTCGACCAACTCGACGAGGAGTGGAATGTGGTGCTCATGTCGGACCACGGGTTTGGCTACACGAAGGGGCGCTTTTACCTCAACACGTGGCTCGAAGAACAGGGCTACATCCACATCAACGACTCGGGGTTCGACCTCGGCGACCTCTTTGGCGTGGTCGGACTCGATTACGACCGCGCGCTAGCGCTCATGCAGAAGCTTCGCCTCTCCGGGTTCGTCCTCGATGTGCTCCCCGAAAGCTTCCTGCGGAAAGTCGCCCGGCAAATGCCCGGCAACCGCAAGCTGGAGGGCTTACAGGACAAAATCGACTGGGAGGCAGACGCCGTCGCTCTCGCACCGCTCATCTACACACGCAACAAGCAGATTGCGGACGAAATCCGCAGTAAGTTGCTCGAAGTCACTGACAGAGACGGCGAGCGCGTCATCGAGGAGGTGTACTACGGCGAGAACATCTACCCCGACGCGGACGTGCGCGTGCCAGACCTCGTCATCAAGCACACCGACTACGGCATCAGCGACATCGTGAAACCCGGCGTGCTGTTCGAGTACGACGGCAACTGGCGACATCACAAAACGGCCCATCACCGCCGGAACGGTATCCTCACCGCGCGCGGGCCGGACGTCGAAGACGTGTCGTTTGACTCCCCCCGACTCTACGACATCGCTCCGACGATTCTCGACGGCTTCGGCATCGACATTCCAACGGGAATGCGTGGAGAAAGCACTGGTTTGCTTGGGAACAACGCCCAACGGAGAGACGTTCGGGTCGACCGCAACGTCGAACGGGTGGTCGAACACGACGCCCACGTAGAGCAGAAACTCAAAGACCTCGGATACCTGTAG